From one Streptomyces sp. NBC_01478 genomic stretch:
- a CDS encoding CoA-acylating methylmalonate-semialdehyde dehydrogenase — protein sequence MKTITHWIDGKPVESTSGRFGPVYNPATGAQEKQVGFATVDEVDAAVASAKAAFESWGVASLAKRTAILFKYRELLDAHRDEIAELITAEHGKVHSDALGEVARGMEIVELACGISVQLKGELSTQVSTRVDVASIRQPLGVVAGITPFNFPAMVPMWMFPLAIATGNTFILKPSEKDPSASFRLAELASEAGLPQGVLNVVQGDKVAVDRILEHPDIEAVSFVGSTPIAKYIQLKAVEHGKRVQALGGAKNHMLVLPDADLDFAADQAINAAYGSAGERCMAVSVVVAVGDTGDELVGKIAERAGKLRIGPGNDPASEMGPLITREHRDKVASYVASAAAQGAEVVVDGTGFSVEGHEDGFFLGVSLLDKVPLTADAYKDEIFGPVLVVVRAESYDEAITLINSSRWGNGTAIFTRDGGAARRFQMEVKAGMVGVNVPIPVPVGYHSFGGWKDSLFGDLHVYGNDGVAFYTQGKVITTRWPDPADGGINLGFPSNT from the coding sequence ATGAAGACGATCACCCACTGGATCGACGGCAAGCCCGTCGAGAGCACCTCGGGCCGCTTCGGTCCCGTGTACAACCCGGCGACCGGCGCGCAGGAGAAGCAGGTCGGCTTCGCGACCGTCGACGAGGTGGACGCCGCCGTCGCCTCCGCGAAGGCCGCGTTCGAGAGCTGGGGCGTCGCCTCGCTCGCCAAGCGCACCGCGATCCTGTTCAAGTACCGCGAGCTGCTGGACGCGCACCGCGACGAGATCGCCGAGCTGATCACCGCCGAGCACGGCAAGGTGCACTCGGACGCGCTCGGCGAGGTCGCGCGCGGCATGGAGATCGTCGAACTCGCCTGCGGCATCAGCGTGCAGTTGAAGGGCGAGCTCTCGACGCAGGTCTCGACCCGGGTCGACGTGGCCTCGATTCGCCAGCCCCTGGGCGTGGTTGCGGGCATCACGCCCTTCAACTTCCCTGCCATGGTGCCGATGTGGATGTTCCCCCTCGCCATCGCGACCGGCAACACCTTCATCCTCAAGCCCAGCGAGAAGGACCCGTCGGCGTCCTTCCGGCTGGCCGAACTCGCCTCCGAGGCGGGCCTGCCGCAGGGCGTGCTGAACGTCGTGCAGGGCGACAAGGTCGCCGTCGACCGCATCCTGGAGCACCCGGACATCGAGGCCGTGTCCTTCGTCGGCTCGACGCCGATCGCGAAGTACATCCAGCTCAAGGCGGTTGAGCACGGCAAGCGCGTGCAGGCTCTCGGCGGCGCCAAGAACCACATGCTGGTCCTCCCGGACGCGGACCTGGACTTCGCGGCCGACCAGGCGATCAACGCGGCCTACGGCTCGGCCGGCGAGCGCTGCATGGCCGTCTCCGTCGTGGTCGCGGTCGGCGACACCGGCGACGAGCTGGTCGGCAAGATCGCAGAGCGCGCAGGCAAGTTGCGCATCGGCCCCGGCAACGACCCGGCGTCCGAAATGGGCCCGCTCATCACCCGCGAGCACCGCGACAAGGTCGCCTCGTACGTCGCCTCGGCCGCGGCCCAGGGCGCGGAGGTCGTCGTCGACGGCACCGGCTTCTCGGTCGAGGGCCACGAGGACGGCTTCTTCCTCGGCGTCTCCCTGCTCGACAAGGTGCCGCTGACGGCGGACGCGTACAAGGACGAGATCTTCGGCCCGGTCCTGGTCGTCGTCCGCGCCGAGTCCTACGACGAGGCCATCACCCTGATCAACAGCTCCCGTTGGGGCAACGGCACCGCGATCTTCACCCGGGACGGCGGCGCCGCCCGCCGCTTCCAGATGGAGGTCAAGGCGGGCATGGTCGGCGTGAACGTGCCGATCCCGGTGCCCGTCGGCTACCACTCCTTCGGCGGCTGGAAGGACTCCCTCTTCGGGGACCTCCACGTCTACGGCAACGACGGCGTCGCCTTCTACACGCAGGGCAAGGTCATCACCACCCGCTGGCCGGACCCGGCCGACGGGGGCATCAACCTCGGTTTCCCCAGCAACACCTGA
- a CDS encoding sugar ABC transporter substrate-binding protein — MDRSSHSRTRRMAPFVAVAAAAALTLAGCSSSSGGKKSTEDSSGASAGKASTPRMTVALVTHQAPGDTFWDIVRKGAQAAADKDNIKLIYSADPNAGNQSNLVQNAIDQKVDGIAVTLAKPDALKDVIGKAKTANIPVVGLNSGLSDWKNLGLLEFFGQDETVAGEALGKRLNTEGAKKVVCVIQEQGNIGLTQRCDGVKKTFTGSTEVLNVNGTDMPSVKSTITAKLTQDKAIDYVVTLGAPFALTAVQSLTDAGSKAKVATFDLNKDLTTAISKGTIQFAVDQQPYLQGYLAVDSLWLYKNNGNYSGGGEQPVLTGPAFVDKTNVAAVAKYAANGTR; from the coding sequence ATGGACCGTTCTTCCCACTCCCGTACGCGCAGAATGGCCCCCTTCGTGGCGGTCGCCGCGGCAGCGGCACTGACCCTCGCCGGCTGCTCCAGCAGCTCGGGCGGCAAGAAGTCCACGGAGGACTCCTCCGGCGCCTCCGCGGGCAAGGCCAGCACTCCCCGGATGACGGTCGCCCTGGTCACGCACCAGGCGCCGGGCGACACGTTCTGGGACATCGTCCGCAAGGGCGCCCAGGCCGCCGCCGACAAGGACAACATCAAGCTCATCTACTCGGCCGACCCGAACGCGGGCAACCAGTCGAACCTGGTGCAGAACGCGATCGACCAGAAGGTCGACGGCATCGCGGTCACCCTCGCCAAGCCCGACGCCCTCAAGGACGTCATCGGCAAGGCGAAGACCGCGAACATACCCGTCGTGGGCCTCAACTCCGGTCTCAGCGACTGGAAGAACCTCGGACTGCTGGAGTTCTTCGGCCAGGACGAGACGGTCGCGGGTGAGGCGCTCGGCAAGCGGCTGAACACCGAAGGCGCCAAGAAGGTCGTCTGTGTCATCCAGGAGCAGGGCAACATCGGCCTGACCCAGCGCTGCGACGGCGTGAAGAAGACGTTCACCGGCAGCACCGAAGTCCTCAACGTCAACGGCACGGACATGCCGTCGGTGAAGTCGACGATCACCGCCAAGCTCACGCAGGACAAGGCCATCGACTACGTGGTCACGCTGGGCGCCCCGTTCGCCCTGACCGCCGTGCAGTCGCTGACCGACGCGGGCAGCAAGGCGAAGGTCGCCACCTTCGACCTCAACAAGGACCTCACGACCGCCATCAGCAAGGGCACCATCCAGTTCGCGGTGGACCAGCAGCCGTACCTCCAGGGCTACTTGGCCGTCGACTCGCTGTGGCTCTACAAGAACAACGGCAACTACAGCGGTGGCGGTGAGCAGCCCGTACTGACCGGCCCGGCCTTCGTCGACAAGACCAACGTCGCAGCCGTCGCCAAGTACGCCGCCAACGGAACCCGGTGA
- the iolB gene encoding 5-deoxy-glucuronate isomerase has protein sequence MTSAYHLPAGKALGGPYVVDVTPESAAWGYSSLRVLELPPGGTHTFDTDDSEWIVLPLSGACTVSAADDFGHDTFELHGRESVFTSVSDFAYVPRDSRTTVSSAGGGRFALTGARCGRRLPARYGPASSVPVELRGTGNSSRQVNNFGAAGVFECDKLIAVEVITPGGNWSSFPPHKHDEHRPGEESVLEEVYYFEFADHEGTPGLGYQRVSPSGQGRNTDVLAEVRGGDVVLIPDGWHGPSMAVPGHHMYYLNVMAGPEDDRSWLICDHPDHAWVRGTWPEQPVDPRLPLYTAPEKS, from the coding sequence ATGACGAGCGCGTACCACCTTCCCGCGGGCAAGGCCCTCGGCGGCCCCTACGTCGTGGACGTCACCCCCGAGTCGGCGGCCTGGGGCTACTCCAGCCTGCGGGTCCTGGAGCTGCCCCCGGGCGGCACGCACACCTTCGACACCGACGACAGCGAGTGGATCGTCCTCCCGCTCAGCGGCGCCTGCACGGTCTCCGCCGCCGACGACTTCGGCCACGACACCTTCGAACTCCACGGCCGCGAGAGCGTGTTCACCTCCGTGAGCGACTTCGCGTACGTGCCACGGGACTCCCGTACGACGGTCTCGTCCGCCGGCGGCGGCCGCTTCGCGCTGACCGGCGCCCGCTGCGGCCGCCGGCTGCCCGCCCGCTACGGACCGGCCTCCTCGGTGCCGGTGGAGCTGCGCGGCACCGGCAACAGCAGCCGTCAGGTCAACAACTTCGGCGCGGCCGGCGTCTTCGAGTGCGACAAGCTCATCGCGGTCGAGGTGATCACGCCCGGCGGGAACTGGTCCTCCTTCCCGCCGCACAAGCACGACGAGCACCGGCCCGGCGAGGAGTCCGTCCTCGAAGAGGTCTACTACTTCGAGTTCGCCGACCACGAGGGCACCCCCGGTCTCGGCTACCAGCGGGTCTCCCCGTCCGGGCAGGGCCGTAACACGGACGTCCTGGCCGAAGTCCGGGGCGGAGACGTCGTGTTGATCCCGGACGGCTGGCACGGGCCCTCGATGGCGGTGCCCGGCCACCACATGTACTACCTCAACGTCATGGCGGGTCCCGAGGACGACCGCTCCTGGCTGATCTGCGACCACCCCGATCACGCCTGGGTCCGCGGCACGTGGCCCGAGCAGCCCGTCGACCCCCGACTCCCCCTCTACACGGCACCGGAGAAGTCCTGA
- the iolC gene encoding 5-dehydro-2-deoxygluconokinase: MAESAQSFDLITMGRIGVDLYPLQSGVPLAQVETFGKFLGGSASNVAVAAARLGRSTAVITRTGDDPFGTYLHEALKDFGVDDRWVTPVADYPTPVTFCEIFPPDDFPLYFYRQPKAPDLEIRTEELDYFAIRQARVFWITGTGLSEEPSRSATLAALKARDKAGTTVFDLDWRPMFWQNPDEARPYYAEALRHATVAVGNLDECEVATGVREPRACAEALLDAGVELAVVKQGPKGVLAVHRDGTTAEVPPVPVEVLNGLGAGDAFGGSLCHGLLAGWDLERSMRFANAAGALVASRLACSTAMPTESEVEDLLAGARVGG, from the coding sequence ATGGCCGAGTCAGCCCAGTCCTTCGATCTGATCACCATGGGTCGGATCGGGGTCGATCTCTACCCCTTGCAGTCTGGCGTACCCCTGGCCCAGGTCGAGACGTTCGGCAAGTTCCTCGGCGGCTCGGCCAGCAATGTGGCGGTCGCCGCCGCCCGGCTCGGCCGCAGCACCGCGGTGATCACCCGCACCGGCGACGACCCCTTCGGGACGTATCTGCACGAGGCCCTCAAGGACTTCGGGGTGGACGACCGCTGGGTCACGCCCGTCGCGGACTACCCGACCCCGGTCACGTTCTGCGAGATCTTCCCGCCGGACGACTTCCCGCTGTACTTCTACCGGCAGCCCAAGGCGCCCGACCTGGAGATCCGCACCGAGGAGCTGGACTACTTCGCGATCCGCCAGGCCCGCGTCTTCTGGATCACCGGCACCGGTCTGAGCGAGGAGCCGAGCCGCTCCGCCACGCTCGCCGCCCTCAAGGCGCGCGACAAGGCGGGCACCACGGTCTTCGACCTGGACTGGCGCCCCATGTTCTGGCAGAACCCGGACGAGGCCCGCCCGTACTACGCCGAGGCACTGCGGCACGCGACTGTCGCGGTCGGCAACCTCGACGAGTGCGAGGTCGCCACCGGCGTCCGCGAGCCGCGCGCCTGCGCCGAGGCGCTGCTGGACGCGGGCGTGGAGCTGGCCGTCGTCAAGCAGGGCCCCAAGGGCGTCCTGGCCGTGCACCGCGACGGCACGACCGCCGAGGTGCCGCCGGTCCCGGTCGAGGTGCTCAACGGCCTCGGCGCGGGCGACGCCTTCGGCGGCTCGCTGTGCCACGGCCTGCTGGCCGGCTGGGACCTGGAACGGTCCATGCGGTTCGCCAACGCGGCCGGCGCCCTCGTCGCCTCCCGTCTCGCCTGCTCCACCGCGATGCCCACCGAGTCCGAGGTCGAGGACCTCCTCGCCGGCGCGCGCGTGGGCGGCTGA
- a CDS encoding ATP-binding cassette domain-containing protein, with protein sequence MASNESGTHGAILEDTAPSDADAPIVQLRNAGKAYGNVRALHGVDLAVRPGQVTCVLGDNGAGKSTLIKIISGLHQHTEGEFLVDGGPVHFTTPRQALDRGIATVYQDLAVVPLMPVWRNFFLGSEMTKGPWPLRRLDIERMKKTADEELRNMGIVLDNLEQPIGTLSGGQRQCVAIARAVYFGARVLILDEPTAALGVKQSGVVLKYVAAARERGLGVIFITHNPHHAYMVGDHFSVLRLGTMELSAERSEITLEELTNHMAGGTELAALKHELSQVRGVDVEELPDEKALKAPVSASPEGTV encoded by the coding sequence ATGGCAAGCAACGAATCCGGCACTCACGGCGCCATCCTCGAAGACACGGCGCCGAGCGACGCGGACGCGCCGATCGTCCAACTGCGCAACGCGGGCAAGGCGTACGGCAACGTCCGCGCCCTGCACGGCGTCGACCTCGCGGTCCGCCCCGGCCAGGTCACCTGCGTGCTGGGCGACAACGGCGCGGGCAAGTCGACCCTGATCAAAATCATCTCGGGGCTGCACCAGCACACCGAGGGCGAGTTCCTCGTCGACGGCGGGCCGGTGCACTTCACCACCCCCCGCCAGGCTCTGGACCGGGGTATCGCGACCGTCTACCAGGACCTGGCCGTCGTCCCGCTGATGCCGGTCTGGCGCAACTTCTTCCTCGGCTCGGAGATGACCAAGGGCCCCTGGCCGTTGCGCCGCCTGGACATCGAGCGGATGAAGAAGACCGCGGACGAGGAACTCCGCAACATGGGCATCGTCCTGGACAACCTGGAACAGCCCATCGGCACCCTCTCCGGCGGGCAGCGCCAGTGCGTCGCCATCGCCCGCGCCGTCTACTTCGGCGCCCGCGTCCTCATCCTCGACGAGCCGACCGCGGCGCTGGGTGTCAAGCAGTCCGGTGTGGTGCTGAAGTACGTGGCGGCGGCGCGGGAGCGCGGTCTCGGGGTCATCTTCATCACCCACAACCCGCACCACGCCTACATGGTCGGCGACCACTTCAGCGTCCTGCGCCTGGGCACCATGGAACTCTCCGCCGAACGCAGCGAGATCACCCTGGAAGAACTCACCAACCACATGGCCGGCGGCACCGAACTCGCCGCACTGAAGCACGAGTTGTCCCAGGTGCGTGGCGTCGACGTCGAAGAACTCCCCGACGAGAAGGCCCTCAAGGCCCCGGTGTCCGCGTCTCCCGAAGGGACCGTCTGA
- a CDS encoding sugar phosphate isomerase/epimerase family protein: MSDRPFLDRIRVGSAPDSWGVWFPDDPQQVPWQRFLDEVAQAGYPWIELGPYGYLPTDPARLTDEIARRDLKVSAGTVFTGLHRGPSVWDATWEHVSQVAALTQAMGAEHLVVIPSFWRDDKTAEILEPPELTGEQWAHLTKGMERLGHEVKEAYGLDIVVHPHADTHLDTEDHVEYFLDSTDSELVNLCLDTGHYAYCGGDSVKLIETYGERIGYLHLKQVDPEILADVVRNEVPFGPAVQRGVMCEPPSGVPELEPVLVAAQRLGVELFAIVEQDMYPCDPDKPLPIAERTRKFLRSCGA, from the coding sequence ATGTCGGACCGTCCCTTCCTGGATCGCATCCGGGTCGGATCCGCTCCCGACTCCTGGGGGGTGTGGTTCCCGGACGACCCCCAACAGGTGCCGTGGCAGCGGTTCTTGGACGAGGTCGCGCAGGCCGGCTACCCCTGGATCGAACTGGGCCCGTACGGCTATCTGCCGACCGACCCGGCCCGGCTCACGGACGAGATCGCCCGGCGTGACCTGAAGGTCTCCGCGGGCACGGTCTTCACCGGCCTGCACCGCGGCCCCTCCGTCTGGGACGCCACCTGGGAGCACGTGAGCCAAGTGGCCGCGCTCACCCAGGCGATGGGCGCCGAGCACCTGGTCGTCATCCCCTCCTTCTGGCGGGACGACAAGACCGCCGAGATCCTGGAGCCGCCGGAGCTGACCGGCGAGCAGTGGGCGCACCTCACCAAGGGCATGGAACGCCTCGGGCACGAGGTCAAGGAGGCGTACGGACTCGACATCGTCGTCCACCCGCACGCCGACACCCACCTCGACACCGAGGACCACGTCGAGTACTTCCTGGACTCGACCGACTCCGAACTCGTCAACCTCTGCCTGGACACCGGGCATTACGCCTACTGCGGCGGCGACAGCGTCAAGCTGATCGAGACGTACGGCGAGCGCATCGGCTATCTGCACCTCAAGCAGGTCGACCCGGAGATCCTCGCCGACGTCGTCAGGAACGAGGTGCCGTTCGGACCGGCCGTGCAGCGCGGAGTGATGTGCGAACCGCCGTCCGGCGTACCGGAGTTGGAGCCGGTGCTGGTCGCGGCGCAGCGTCTCGGCGTGGAGCTGTTCGCGATCGTCGAGCAGGACATGTACCCGTGCGACCCGGACAAGCCACTCCCCATCGCGGAACGCACCCGCAAGTTCCTCCGCTCCTGCGGCGCTTGA
- the iolD gene encoding 3D-(3,5/4)-trihydroxycyclohexane-1,2-dione acylhydrolase (decyclizing) has protein sequence MTTPTRRLTVAQALVQFLSVQYTERDGVRHRLVAGTWGIFGHGNVAGLGQALLEAGEDTMPFHQGRNEQAMVHAAVGYARQLDRLSAQAVTTSIGPGATNLVTGAALATINRLPVLLLPGDYFATRAADPLLQQLEHPVEADLSVNDTLRPVSRYFDRISRPEALIPAALNAMRVLADPVETGAVTLALPQDVQAEAYDWPEEFFADRVWHVRRPAPDAFELTEAVAAIRSAERPVIVAGGGIHHSQAEDALKALVDATGIPVASTQAGKGSLRYDHPADLGGIGHTGTAVSDDIARTADLVIGVGTRYTDFTTASNTLFQNPAVRFVNLNITAFDAHKLAARTLVCDARAGLTALTEALADHRVNSVYEAEYRAGKERWEQVVDTAFTAPDENAVPTQTQLLGALDAVVGDDDVVINAAGSLPGDLHKLWRARSPRQYHLEYGYSCMGYEIPAGIGVQQAAPDTAVWSLVGDGTYLMMPTEIVTAVQEGLPVNLVLIQNHGYASIGGLSESVGGERFGTAYRYRAADGTFSGAPLPVDLAANAASLGMDVLRAKTVRELREALATARASDRPTCVYVETDTATPTAPPAEAWWDVPVAETASRASAVQAREEYDRQVADRRRHL, from the coding sequence ATGACCACCCCCACCCGCCGCCTGACCGTCGCCCAGGCCCTGGTGCAGTTCCTGTCGGTCCAGTACACCGAGCGCGACGGCGTACGGCACCGGCTGGTCGCCGGCACCTGGGGCATCTTCGGCCATGGCAACGTTGCCGGACTCGGCCAGGCACTCCTCGAGGCCGGCGAGGACACGATGCCGTTCCACCAGGGCCGCAACGAACAGGCCATGGTTCATGCGGCAGTCGGCTACGCCCGCCAGCTCGACCGCCTCTCCGCGCAGGCCGTCACGACCTCGATCGGACCGGGCGCCACCAACCTGGTCACGGGTGCCGCGCTCGCCACGATCAACCGTCTGCCGGTCCTGCTCCTCCCCGGCGACTACTTCGCGACCCGTGCCGCCGACCCGCTGCTCCAGCAGTTGGAGCACCCGGTCGAGGCGGACCTCTCGGTCAACGACACGCTGCGCCCGGTCTCCCGCTACTTCGACCGGATCTCCCGCCCCGAGGCGCTGATCCCGGCCGCCCTGAACGCGATGCGCGTGCTGGCCGACCCGGTCGAGACCGGAGCCGTAACTCTCGCTCTGCCGCAGGACGTTCAGGCCGAGGCCTACGACTGGCCGGAGGAGTTCTTCGCCGACCGCGTGTGGCACGTACGGCGTCCCGCGCCGGACGCGTTCGAGCTGACGGAGGCCGTCGCGGCGATCCGGTCCGCCGAGCGCCCGGTGATCGTCGCGGGCGGCGGTATCCACCACAGCCAGGCCGAGGACGCGCTGAAGGCCCTGGTGGACGCCACCGGCATCCCCGTCGCCTCCACCCAGGCGGGCAAGGGCTCGCTGCGCTACGACCACCCGGCCGACCTGGGCGGCATCGGCCACACCGGCACGGCGGTCAGCGACGACATCGCGCGCACGGCGGATCTGGTGATCGGCGTCGGCACCCGGTACACGGACTTCACGACGGCGTCGAACACGCTCTTCCAGAACCCGGCCGTCCGTTTCGTCAACCTCAACATCACCGCGTTCGACGCCCACAAGCTGGCCGCCCGCACCCTCGTGTGCGACGCGAGGGCGGGGCTCACGGCGTTGACGGAGGCACTCGCCGATCACCGTGTGAACTCGGTTTACGAGGCCGAGTACCGCGCGGGCAAGGAGCGGTGGGAGCAGGTTGTTGACACCGCGTTCACCGCCCCCGACGAGAACGCCGTACCGACCCAGACCCAACTCCTCGGCGCCCTCGACGCAGTTGTCGGCGACGACGACGTGGTGATCAACGCGGCGGGTTCGCTCCCCGGCGACCTGCACAAGCTCTGGCGAGCCCGCAGCCCCCGCCAGTACCACCTGGAGTACGGCTACTCCTGCATGGGCTACGAGATCCCGGCCGGCATCGGCGTCCAGCAGGCCGCCCCCGACACCGCCGTCTGGTCGCTGGTCGGCGACGGCACCTACCTGATGATGCCGACCGAGATCGTCACGGCGGTCCAGGAGGGCCTGCCGGTCAACCTGGTCCTGATCCAGAACCACGGCTACGCCTCCATCGGCGGCCTCTCCGAATCGGTCGGCGGCGAGCGCTTCGGCACCGCCTACCGCTACCGGGCGGCCGACGGCACCTTCTCCGGCGCCCCGCTCCCGGTCGACCTCGCCGCCAACGCGGCCAGCCTCGGCATGGACGTCCTGCGCGCAAAGACGGTCCGCGAACTGCGCGAGGCGCTCGCCACGGCCCGCGCCTCCGACCGGCCGACCTGCGTCTACGTCGAGACCGACACCGCCACCCCGACCGCTCCCCCGGCCGAGGCCTGGTGGGACGTACCGGTCGCCGAGACCGCCTCGCGCGCATCGGCCGTACAGGCCCGCGAGGAGTACGACCGCCAGGTCGCCGACCGTCGCCGCCACCTCTGA
- a CDS encoding Cgl0159 family (beta/alpha)8-fold protein, whose amino-acid sequence MSISIPDLVTVRARHPEAIAEAAARRVRRPLLGDSGRLMIVAADHPARGALGVGDRRTAMANRADLLERLCVALSRPGVDGVLATADILEDLLLLGVLEGKVVMGSMNRGGLSGAAFEMDDRFTGHRAEDIARLRFDAGKLLLRIDYADPGSLTTLESTARAIDDMAARQLPLFVEPFISRRVDGKVRNDLSAEAVTRSIAISSGLGGTSAYTWLKLPVTEDPDDMAEVLETSTLPAVLLGGEVGDDQEGAYEKWRKALRLPTVQGLVVGRSLLYPADGGVEAAVDTAVGLL is encoded by the coding sequence TTGAGCATCAGCATCCCCGACCTGGTCACGGTCAGAGCCCGGCATCCGGAAGCCATAGCCGAGGCGGCCGCCCGCCGGGTCCGCCGCCCGCTGCTCGGTGACAGCGGTCGCCTGATGATCGTGGCCGCCGACCACCCCGCGCGCGGCGCCCTGGGCGTCGGCGACCGCCGTACGGCCATGGCGAACCGCGCCGACCTGCTGGAACGCCTGTGCGTGGCGCTGTCCCGGCCGGGTGTCGACGGGGTGCTCGCCACCGCCGACATACTCGAGGACCTGCTCCTGCTCGGGGTCCTGGAGGGCAAGGTCGTGATGGGCTCGATGAACCGCGGCGGCCTGTCCGGCGCCGCGTTCGAGATGGACGACCGGTTCACCGGCCACCGCGCCGAGGACATCGCCCGGCTCCGCTTCGACGCGGGCAAGCTGCTGCTCCGCATCGACTACGCCGACCCGGGCTCGCTGACCACCCTGGAGTCCACGGCCCGCGCCATCGACGACATGGCGGCGCGCCAACTCCCCCTGTTCGTCGAGCCGTTCATCTCCCGCCGGGTCGACGGCAAGGTCCGCAACGACCTGTCCGCGGAGGCCGTGACCCGCTCGATCGCGATCTCCTCGGGCCTGGGCGGCACGTCCGCCTACACCTGGCTGAAACTGCCCGTCACCGAGGACCCGGACGACATGGCCGAGGTCCTGGAGACCTCGACGCTGCCGGCCGTGCTGCTCGGCGGCGAGGTCGGCGACGACCAGGAGGGCGCGTACGAGAAGTGGCGCAAGGCGCTGCGCCTGCCCACCGTGCAGGGCCTGGTCGTGGGCCGCTCCCTGCTGTACCCCGCCGACGGCGGCGTGGAAGCGGCGGTGGACACCGCCGTGGGTCTGTTGTGA
- a CDS encoding ABC transporter permease encodes MSMTQHAEPAVTSPPAPGPKETDGRTSERPLALRLLARPEVGVFLGAAAVYVFFLIAAPPVREGASMANILYSSSTIGIMALPVALLMIGGEFDLSAGVAVITSALTASMLSYQLTMNVWVGVTVALLVSLGIGFLNGWMVVKTGLPSFLVTLGSFLILQGVNLAVTKLVTGNVATDDISNMDGFGQAKKVFASSFEVGGVNVKITIIYWLVFAAIATWVLLRTKYGNWVFAVGGNKDSARAVGVPVAFTKISLFMLVGFGAWFIGMHQLFSFNTVQSGEGVGQELIYISAAVIGGCLLTGGAGSAIGPVFGAFMFGMVQQGIVYAGWNPDWFKAFLGVMLLGAVLINLWVQRTATRR; translated from the coding sequence ATGAGCATGACCCAGCACGCCGAGCCGGCGGTGACCTCACCGCCGGCCCCCGGCCCGAAGGAAACCGACGGCCGGACCTCTGAACGGCCCCTGGCGCTCCGGCTGTTGGCGCGTCCCGAGGTGGGTGTCTTCCTCGGTGCGGCCGCGGTGTACGTGTTCTTCCTGATCGCCGCTCCGCCGGTGCGCGAGGGCGCGTCGATGGCGAACATCCTCTACAGCTCCTCGACCATCGGCATCATGGCCTTGCCGGTCGCCTTGTTGATGATCGGCGGGGAGTTCGACCTCTCCGCCGGTGTCGCCGTCATCACCTCCGCACTCACCGCGAGCATGCTCAGCTACCAACTGACCATGAACGTATGGGTCGGTGTGACCGTCGCCCTGCTGGTGTCCTTGGGGATCGGGTTCCTCAACGGCTGGATGGTCGTCAAGACCGGACTGCCCAGCTTCCTGGTCACCCTGGGCAGCTTCCTCATCCTGCAGGGCGTCAACCTCGCGGTGACGAAGCTGGTCACCGGGAACGTGGCGACGGACGACATCAGCAACATGGACGGCTTCGGCCAGGCCAAGAAGGTCTTCGCGTCCTCGTTCGAGGTCGGCGGCGTCAACGTCAAGATCACCATCATCTACTGGCTGGTGTTCGCGGCGATCGCGACCTGGGTGCTGCTGCGCACGAAGTACGGGAACTGGGTTTTCGCGGTCGGCGGGAACAAGGACTCGGCGCGGGCCGTGGGCGTGCCCGTGGCGTTCACGAAGATCTCCCTGTTCATGCTGGTCGGTTTCGGTGCCTGGTTCATCGGCATGCACCAGTTGTTCTCCTTCAACACCGTCCAGTCCGGCGAGGGCGTCGGGCAGGAGCTGATCTACATCTCCGCGGCCGTGATCGGCGGCTGCCTGCTGACCGGTGGTGCGGGTTCGGCGATCGGCCCGGTGTTCGGGGCGTTCATGTTCGGGATGGTGCAGCAGGGCATCGTCTACGCGGGCTGGAACCCCGACTGGTTCAAGGCGTTCCTGGGCGTGATGCTGCTCGGCGCCGTCCTCATCAATCTGTGGGTCCAGCGCACCGCGACCCGGAGGTGA